The genomic stretch GCCAGTAACAGGCCGAGCGTTGAGTCGGCTCTCTGGATCGCCTTCCCAGTCTCCGGTGCAGCAGGACCGTACTCATGACCAGTCCAGTCTGGCTCATGAAAATAGAGGGTTATGAGGTGAGGACGCATATCTTCCGGTAGCTGAAGCCAACTGATCACCTGATTTACTCTCTGGTCAAAAGGGACACTTTGATCATAGTAATAGAAGAAGGCAGGCGAGACTCCGCTGATGGGAGCTTCCGACCCTACCCAGTAATATGAAGCCGTTTTCACACCTTGTTTTTCAGCCGTCACCCAGATCGGTTCTCCACCGTACCACTTGGGATCAGTAACCGTGGTGCGATCTGACAATTTGTACACTTCATCCCACACCGGATCCCAGAATATGTTCGATACAATGCCGTGATTCTCAGCATACATTCCCGTTGCAATTGCATAGTGATTCGGGAAAGTCTTACTCGGGAAGATCGGTTTTAGGGATTTCGCCCTGACCCCTTCACGCGCCAGACGATCCAAGTTCGGTGTGTCAACAGCTTCAGGATAGTCATAGCGGAATCCATCAAAAGAGACGAGGATAACATACGGGCGGGCGGCAAACAGGAGCGATGATTGAACCACGAGAAGAAGGCAGGCGCATATCGTGATGCGTAAAATGTAATGCATAAGTTGCCGACGTCGTTTCTTAAAGCCCAACATCAGGGCATGGGAATGAATGCCAGTATGGTTTCAGGATAGGTGTCAGTGATTACCAGGAATCCCTTATCGTCCAACCGGACGATACCCTCCCAGTTCCTCGACTCACCTTCAGCCAAGAGTTGGAACTGGACAGGAGGGCGATCCACCAGTGTAATGGCTGAATCTGACCACTGAAACTCGACCAGCCGCTCCACAGCCTGCGACACAGCATGGGTAGGACCCTGACCATATTTCTCTACCACGGGATCAGTGCGAGGCTTCAGATGTTCCTCACCAGGATAGAAATAATTGATAGCCCAGAAGCGTGCATCTTCATCCAATGAAGTAGCATCTGTTATCCGGTATTCAATGGAAGGAAACGGGATGGTGCTCTGAGTCTGCAACGACCTGTCGATCCGGACGGCTTGTGACAGTGAATTTACAGTCTTCCCGTTGGCCTCATAGATTGGAATCAGATGGTGATCTGTAGAAAGAAGTGCCTCAAACGCCATTTCGTCCACCAGGCTAGTGGGGGTCAGTTCCTGAATTGAAGCGACATCCAGACTGATGGCTGACAACTCCTCCTCAACACCACCTGAAACAAGATACCCGATCCTGCCACCCCCTTTAACTGCTTCAATCGTCAGAAACACTCGATCCTCTACAAAAACAAGTGCTTCATATCCCTCAAAATTATCCACCAGATCTGAAATACCTCTATCATCGAAAGGTACTTTGCGAGGAGAAAGGGAGGTCCCATGGGGTGACTCAAGGAGATGCTGTATCGCCTCTTTTGGAATGGCAAAAATGTGATCTTGCCCACCACTTCTGAACCTATCCGGATACTGACTCAGTAAGACTAACTCTTCACCATACCATGCCAGCCCGGAAACTTCAGGGTCGCCCTCCATCAATTCGCCTGTTAGAGGAATCTCAACCACAGGCTGTTCTACCGGTCCGTTGCAAGCAATAACGGAGAGAGCCAAAAGGATCAGGACGTACCACAATTCTTTAAAGAACCACATCACAGCGCAAAATCTTGCAGTGTTCACTCTAATATGCAAGAACGATTCTTAAGATATGGCGTAACGATGAAACTTGACGGTAATTGAAATATGTTCTATCTTTCGAAAGGAGGATGCTATGATATGCGATCACCTTCTCTCATTAAGTTTCTGGGTCTTATTCTCCTTCTTGGCATTCCGGCAGGCATCACTCCACAAATCTCAGGCGGTGATAACTTTGGCAAAGAACGGGAAACGATGATTAAAACACAGATTGAAGCACGCGGTGTCAAAGACGTCCGGGTTCTAGAATCTATGAAAGCGGTTCCCCGCCACCTTTTCATAGGCGAATCACTTTGGCCCATGGCTTATTCCGATGGCCCCCTTCCCATCGGCTACGGTCAGACCATCAGCCAGCCGTACATTGTGGCGCTCATGACCGAATTGCTCCAGCCGGACACTCACCACGTGGTCTTGGAAATCGGCACTGGCTCGGGCTACCAGGCCGCCGTTCTGGCCAAACTGGTCCATTGGGTCTACACCATAGAGATTGTGCCAGAGCTGGGCCAGAGCGCAAAAAAGACACTGAAACGTCTGGGATACGATAACGTGGCGGTGAGAGTCGACGACGGCTACCAGGGATGGCCTGAAGAAGCGCCATTCGACCGAATCGTCGTCACAGCGGCACCGGAGGAGATTCCGCCACGACTGGTGGAACAGCTCAAGGCGGGCGGGCGGATGATTCTGCCGGTAGGTCCCCAGTGGTGGGGACAGGATCTCCTTATCGTAGAAAAGGACGAAGAGGGTAATGTCAGTACGAAAGAATCAATCCCCGTTCGATTCGTTCCGATGGTTCACGAGAAAGAACGAAAGAACTAAGTCTCTTCTTCCGGAGCTAACGCCGC from Candidatus Neomarinimicrobiota bacterium encodes the following:
- a CDS encoding ectonucleotide pyrophosphatase/phosphodiesterase, whose amino-acid sequence is MHYILRITICACLLLVVQSSLLFAARPYVILVSFDGFRYDYPEAVDTPNLDRLAREGVRAKSLKPIFPSKTFPNHYAIATGMYAENHGIVSNIFWDPVWDEVYKLSDRTTVTDPKWYGGEPIWVTAEKQGVKTASYYWVGSEAPISGVSPAFFYYYDQSVPFDQRVNQVISWLQLPEDMRPHLITLYFHEPDWTGHEYGPAAPETGKAIQRADSTLGLLLAGIDTLSIADSINLIICSDHGMTQLSSVRMVYLADYLDLNNIDIIGGGEFSFVNLKQRSQRGILAALFRRHAIRKVARTLKAAHPNMTAYLGDEIPERWHYRHNRRIPEILVVADDGWSLITKPHATKEAERTHEETFWQRGSHGYDNAVEAMHAIFYAKGPAFKKGISIPTLSNIHIYPLIAEILILDPNPGIDGVIDSVRTMLK
- a CDS encoding protein-L-isoaspartate(D-aspartate) O-methyltransferase yields the protein MRSPSLIKFLGLILLLGIPAGITPQISGGDNFGKERETMIKTQIEARGVKDVRVLESMKAVPRHLFIGESLWPMAYSDGPLPIGYGQTISQPYIVALMTELLQPDTHHVVLEIGTGSGYQAAVLAKLVHWVYTIEIVPELGQSAKKTLKRLGYDNVAVRVDDGYQGWPEEAPFDRIVVTAAPEEIPPRLVEQLKAGGRMILPVGPQWWGQDLLIVEKDEEGNVSTKESIPVRFVPMVHEKERKN